One Lampris incognitus isolate fLamInc1 chromosome 14, fLamInc1.hap2, whole genome shotgun sequence DNA window includes the following coding sequences:
- the sf3a2 gene encoding splicing factor 3A subunit 2, translating into MDFQHRAGGKTGSGGVASASESNRDRRERLRQLALETIDINKDPYFMKNHLGSYECKLCLTLHNNEGSYLAHTQGKKHQTNLARRAAKEAKEAPAQPAPEKVKVEVKKFVKIGRPGYKVTKQRDPESGQQSLLFQIDYPEIAEGIGPRHRFMSAYEQRIEPPDRRWQYLLLAAEPYETIAFKVPSREIDKAENRFWTHWNRETKQFFLQFHFKMEKTVPQSSGSTAPPGVKRPPPLMTGLGPRPPNDTMPPPPPGGMPIVPLPPGAPGGPPIPPQMPPQMSMPPMPMRPPPPEGLAISSN; encoded by the exons ATGGATTTCCAGCATCGAGCTGGCGGAAAGACAGGGAGCGGTGGGGTTGCTTCTGCCTCTGAGAGTAACCGTGACAGACGAGAGCGGTTACGTCAGTTGGCCCTGGAGACCATCGATATCAACAAAGACCCCTATTTCATGAAGAACCATTTAGGCTCATATGAGTGCAAACTTTGTCTGACACTCCACAACAATGAG GGCAGCTATCTAGCTCACACACAGGGAAAGAAACATCAGACCAATTT AGCTAGAAGAGCTGCCAAAGAGGCCAAAGAAGCTCCTGCTCAGCCAGCTCCAGAGAAAGTCAAGGTTGAAGTCAAGAAGTTTGTGAAGATTGGTCGACCAGGATACAAAG TAACCAAACAGAGGGACCCAGAAAGTGGGCAACAGTCTCTACTTTTCCAG ATTGACTACCCAGAGATAGCTGAAGGAATCGGACCTAGACATCGCTTCATGTCTGCTTATGAACAGCGCATCGAACCACCTGATCGTCGTTGGCAGTACCTGCTTTTGGCTGCAGAACCCTATGAGACCATTGCCTTCAAG gttCCCAGTAGAGAAATTGATAAAGCAGAGAACCGCTTCTGGACACACTGGAACAGAGAAACTAAACAG TTCTTCCTGCAGTTCCACTTCAAAATGGAAAAAACTGTTCCCCAGTCCAGTGGATCTACAGCTCCACCAGGAGTGAAGCGACCCCCTCCTCTAATGACTGGTCTTGGTCCTCGTCCCCCAAATGATACTATGCCCCCTCCCCCACCAGGAGGGATGCCTATTGTCCCCCTCCCTCCTGGTGCCCCAGGCGGTCCTCCAATCCCTCCTCAGATGCCCCCACAGATGTCCATGCCCCCAATGCCAATGAGGCCACCACCTCCAGAGGGTCTTGCGATATCAAGTAACTAA
- the plekhj1 gene encoding pleckstrin homology domain-containing family J member 1 — MRFNEKELVSLSRQPSEKAAELGMRGPKKGDVVKKRLVKLVVNFLFYFRTDEEEPLGALLLEQCRVEREDSLAFSIVFLDEAERKYLFECDSEEQCVEWIDSIVKASYEFMRKNLIFYRTEIHRLTGKDPLEQYGISDETRFQVSSGL, encoded by the exons ATGCGTTTCAACGAGAAGGAGCTAGTTTCGCTTAGCCGCCAGCCCTCCGAGAAGGCGGCGGAGCTGGGGATGCGAGGACCAAAAAAAGGAGATG TTGTAAAGAAAAGGCTGGTGAAACTGGTTGTTAACTTCCTTTTCTATTTCCGGACAGATGAGGAGGAG CCGCTTGGGGCTTTGCTGCTTGAGCAGTGTCGggtagagagggaggacagcctgGCCTTCTCTATCG TATTTCTGGATGAGGCAGAGAGGAAGTATCTGTTTGAATGTGACTCCGAAGAGCAGTGTGTGGAGTGGATAGACTCCATCGTCAAGGCCAG ttatgAGTTTATGAGGAAGAACCTGATATTCTATCGTACTGAAATCCATAGGCTTACTGGCAAG GACCCTCTTGAACAGTATGGCATATCAGATGAAACTCGCTTCCAGGTCAGCAGTGGCCTTTAA